From the genome of Amycolatopsis sp. NBC_01488, one region includes:
- a CDS encoding serine/threonine-protein kinase: MALAFEERMVGGRYRLLGEVGRGAMSVVWRARDERLDRLVAVKQLLHDPAADVHAVFAGCERAVREARLTARLGHPHAIAVHDVLEDCGSVYLVLEYLASRSLTDRIVAAGPLPAAAVAGVGHQIAAALAAAHGSGILHLDVTPNNVLVADDGTAKIADFGISRALGDAAPGGTGVVAGTPAYLAPEIARGDEPGPASDVYSLGATLYTALEGAPPFGADDDPVALLHRIIHDDPAPPAYAGPLADVVLRLLAREPGARPSMPEAVGLLAALGTPAADVPSPEHRRWSLIAFGLAAALAAGVGLSLAFTDHAEPPGLAARPPTTITADHTVRSTTTAASPPAAPRPSRVFAPRETADAAGCSARYELTNSWPGGAQARVTVHNDRTSRLTGWVVSWTVPAGTDIRDLWNGTLARRGATATVGDAGWNALLDENASTSFGLTEIRTADHGPLPVLTCRPAGP; encoded by the coding sequence GTGGCGTTGGCGTTCGAGGAGCGCATGGTCGGCGGCCGGTACCGGCTGCTCGGGGAGGTCGGCCGGGGCGCGATGAGCGTGGTCTGGCGGGCCCGGGACGAGCGGCTCGACCGGCTGGTGGCCGTCAAGCAGCTCCTGCACGATCCCGCGGCGGACGTCCACGCCGTGTTCGCCGGCTGCGAGCGAGCGGTGCGGGAAGCCCGGCTGACGGCCCGGCTGGGGCACCCGCACGCGATCGCGGTCCACGACGTGCTCGAGGACTGCGGCTCGGTCTACCTCGTGCTCGAGTACCTGGCGTCCCGGTCGCTGACCGACCGGATCGTGGCGGCCGGTCCGCTGCCCGCCGCCGCAGTGGCCGGTGTCGGGCACCAGATCGCCGCGGCACTGGCCGCCGCGCACGGGAGCGGCATCCTCCACCTCGACGTGACCCCGAACAACGTGCTCGTCGCCGACGACGGCACCGCGAAGATCGCGGACTTCGGCATCTCGCGCGCGCTCGGGGACGCGGCGCCGGGCGGGACCGGGGTCGTCGCCGGCACTCCCGCCTACCTCGCCCCGGAGATCGCCCGCGGCGACGAGCCGGGGCCCGCTTCGGACGTGTATTCGCTGGGGGCGACCCTCTACACCGCACTGGAAGGGGCGCCTCCGTTCGGCGCCGACGACGACCCCGTGGCTCTGCTCCACCGGATCATCCACGACGACCCGGCCCCGCCCGCTTACGCGGGCCCCCTCGCCGACGTCGTGCTCCGGCTGCTCGCGCGCGAACCCGGAGCACGACCGTCGATGCCCGAGGCCGTCGGCCTGCTGGCGGCCCTCGGGACTCCGGCCGCCGACGTCCCTTCTCCTGAACACCGCCGCTGGTCGCTCATCGCCTTCGGCCTTGCCGCCGCGCTGGCGGCCGGAGTCGGCTTGTCACTGGCGTTCACCGACCATGCCGAACCTCCGGGGCTCGCGGCGCGGCCGCCGACCACGATCACCGCGGACCACACCGTCCGGTCCACCACCACCGCCGCGTCACCGCCCGCGGCTCCTCGTCCTTCGCGCGTCTTCGCACCGCGCGAGACGGCGGACGCGGCCGGCTGCTCGGCACGCTACGAGCTGACGAACTCCTGGCCCGGCGGCGCCCAGGCGCGGGTCACGGTGCACAACGACCGGACGTCCCGCCTCACCGGCTGGGTGGTCTCGTGGACGGTGCCGGCCGGCACCGACATCCGCGACCTGTGGAACGGCACGCTGGCCCGCCGCGGTGCCACGGCGACCGTGGGCGACGCCGGCTGGAACGCCCTGCTCGACGAGAACGCGTCGACTTCGTTCGGGCTCACCGAAATCCGGACGGCCGACCACGGCCCGCTCCCCGTCCTCACTTGCCGGCCGGCCGGTCCCTGA
- a CDS encoding LacI family DNA-binding transcriptional regulator, with protein sequence MVKPRDAADETTEPGSGAATIVDVAKAAGVSPSTVSYVITGKRPISPRTRRLVEETIRKVGYQRRPWSSAMVSQRVGVLAMAVPLRGGENTGTEMEFFAAAAAAARARHFDLLLVTHDEGIAGLRRVTSAALADAVIVMEVAADDPRLPILLTAGQPSVLVGVPDRPDGLTCVDLDFRAAGAACVTHLADLGHRSVVHIGPPPETYLGKISYATRFLEGVTTAAARHGMRAASGSCSSSAAEITACLDGLFAEAAPTALVVDNEKALPLVLAAVHRRGLRVPEDLSLVAVSSETVAKQQRLRPTGVVIPARALGELAVERAALQLDGRSTTGVELLAPRVMVGETTARAPR encoded by the coding sequence ATGGTGAAACCCCGCGACGCGGCGGACGAGACGACGGAACCCGGCAGCGGCGCGGCGACGATCGTCGACGTCGCGAAAGCGGCCGGGGTGTCGCCGAGCACGGTGTCCTACGTGATCACGGGGAAGCGGCCGATCTCGCCGCGGACGCGGCGGCTGGTCGAGGAGACGATCCGCAAGGTCGGGTACCAGCGCCGGCCGTGGTCTTCGGCGATGGTGTCCCAGCGCGTGGGGGTGCTGGCCATGGCCGTGCCGCTGCGCGGCGGCGAGAACACGGGCACGGAGATGGAGTTCTTCGCCGCGGCGGCCGCGGCGGCCCGCGCGCGGCATTTCGACCTGCTGCTGGTCACCCACGACGAGGGCATCGCGGGTCTGCGGCGGGTGACGTCCGCCGCGCTCGCGGACGCGGTGATCGTCATGGAGGTCGCCGCCGACGACCCGCGGCTGCCGATCCTGCTCACCGCGGGGCAGCCTTCGGTGCTGGTCGGCGTGCCCGACCGGCCCGACGGCCTGACCTGCGTCGACCTCGACTTCCGTGCGGCCGGGGCCGCGTGCGTCACCCACCTCGCCGACCTCGGCCACCGGTCGGTCGTCCACATCGGACCGCCGCCGGAGACCTACCTCGGCAAGATCAGCTACGCGACGCGCTTCCTCGAAGGAGTCACCACCGCCGCCGCTCGGCACGGCATGCGGGCCGCGTCGGGCTCGTGCTCGTCCTCGGCCGCCGAGATCACCGCGTGCCTGGACGGCCTCTTCGCGGAGGCGGCGCCGACCGCACTGGTCGTCGACAACGAGAAGGCGCTTCCCCTGGTGCTGGCCGCGGTGCATCGCCGCGGGCTGCGGGTGCCCGAGGACCTTTCGCTCGTCGCGGTCAGTTCGGAAACCGTGGCGAAGCAACAGCGCCTGCGGCCCACCGGTGTGGTGATCCCGGCGCGCGCCCTCGGCGAGCTGGCGGTGGAGAGGGCGGCGCTGCAGCTGGACGGCCGGTCCACCACGGGCGTCGAGTTGCTGGCGCCGCGCGTCATGGTGGGGGAGACGACCGCCCGCGCTCCGAGGTGA